The DNA segment CCTAAATGCATAAGAGCTAACTTAACAGAGATTGAGTCGACACAAGTTTATCATCATGCTAAGACAGAACCCTAAAGAATAATGAACTAACGGGTGAAACGTGGTCAACATATCTTACCATCAAGTTAGCAGGAAAATAAAAGTATTGGAACCATTCCCACTGGATTTTGTTTCATAAAACCCTTTCCACTTTAAAGTAATTCGCCGCAATATAACTTCTAGCATCAGTGATAGGCAAATATTTGAGACACTTTATTTAATATGACAAAGGATCCAGAGTGCAAGACTCACCTTATCGGTATTTAGCCAGCTAACATACTCAGTTAAACCTCCAGCATAAAAATATTCACTATACAGGTCCCTTTCTGGATCATCATCCTCCTTTTTCAGAGAGATTGTAACCTGCATTTATTTATATGAACAATTTGATTATGGAATAAGAACAGTACAGCATTAGTTTCTGTCAAATGAGAACTAATTCAAACGGCTAGGGGCCATGAACATGAAGCAAACAATTTGAATATTGCTGCCCTGTGAAAAAATGTATACCTTTGGATTTAGGAAAGCAAGCTCCCTAATTCTTCCAGCAATAGTGTTATGGTCAAACTGAATTGCAGTTGTGAATACTGAAAAAATCAGATGTAGCAGAAAAGATAGTTTAGACATAAAATCCTCTCTTAGGAAGGGTAAAATAGGTTAGTACGGAAAAAAAGGGTAAAACCTTCTTTGTCAGGCCAAAACCTGATGCATGTCCCTTGAGTACCCCTTGACTCTGGTGGGAGGACATGACAAGTAAGTGTTGTTATGGGCTTTCCACGAGAGTACTTATGCTGGAACTCCATCCCATCTCTGCGAACAATAACCTCCAATGCCTGTGAACAGTAAGAGCTCCTTCATCAGTTGTATGAATATTATACTAATAGGATCTTGATGTCTTGCCATATATAACAGTTGCGTATAGCGGAAAGCATTTGAAATTGATAAACCTAGTACTCAGTAAGGAACCATTCCAGGAACTTTTTCATATGATGAGATAACTAAGCATAAccattacataaatattttaaaaccaaatacaAAATGCACAGAGAGAATTTTTCTATTTAGCAGAGAAGAAAAAGTAAACAAAGCACAGAGGAAAAGGGAGCAATGTACTAACGGTTAGAACTTACCTCTGATAAAGCATTCACAACCGATAAACCTACACCATGCAATCCACCAGACACGCTGTACCCACTACTCTTGCCACCAAACTTACCCCCTGCGTGTAAGACCTGCATAAATAAAAAGCATGACTGATTAATTGCATGACCAAAAAATCAGAATGAAAAAACCATAAATACATGTGATTTTACATTAAAACCAACACCATAGACCACTCACTAAACAATATATAGCAAAACTAGAATCATCTGCCTGAGAAGAGCTAACAATCCATAACAAAACGTATCAGATggtacataaataataaacaccTAAAAGTTCCTGTCCCTGTGAATATCTTTGTTATGAAAACCATAAAACCTTGAATAAGAAGTCTGCTTGCGGTAGGGTTACTacacaaatttaacatttaccAGGTCTCTACTATACTAGTACTGAAAACAAGTCTAACATGAGGTGTTGTACTACTTAAGAATCTAGACTGCGCTAGCTCATGAGGATAAAATAAACCGTTAGTAATTAACAGTAGAACCTTAAAGCGATCTTAAGGCATATAAGGCAAAGATAATACCGTGAGGACAGTCTCCAAAGAAGATTTTCTCGTTGCGGGATGCAAGTCCGTAGGTATCTGCAAGAAAAGTATATTGATGAAAGAAAACTATATGAATAAAAATACgagagaatgagtaagtgtaacAGATCACATACCCCACGTCCATCATCAGAAATGCTGACTGAACCATCTGCATGTAAAACAACGTCAATCTTTGAAGCAAAACCAGCTTGTGCCTCGTCAATTGCGTTGTCAAGTATCTCATAAACCTAAGAAAAACAACGAGTATTGGAAAAaggttaaaattataaacaagtTAAAAGGAGAcagtgaagaacaagagagttcaaagaaagaaagaagaaaaataggATTACCAGATGATGCAAACCACGAGATCCAGTGCTCCCAATATACATCCCAGGTCTTTTCCTGACAGGGTCTAAACCTTCCAGCACCTAGTGCATCACAGATATACACATAAAGTGAAACTAGAAGATTCATAGTAGCTATAAATGGTCATCTGAACAAATCATCAGAACAGAAATTACTTGAATGTGCTCGGAACTGTAATCCTTAGAGGTGGAGCTCTCATGGAGAGAATCAGTGTCCATGGTGGATGACATAAAGGACCTTGGTGAGACCGCATTTCTTAGTACAAGTCTTTGACTCAAAACCTTAGCTAACTGGAACTTTATCCTGAAACCAACACAGACTCTACTTAGATAACAATTAAAGACTATTCAAACAACCAAGTTTTTGCTTTACACTATGGAAGAGAATCACATATAAACAAATTAGAACCAAGGATTAAGGAAGTCTACTACATAAAGAATAAAACTTTCTGAGCGGACAGAGCTGAACTTAACACTAGAAAACCAAAGCTGAAGAAAGCAATTTGACTTCACTGAAATAAAAAGAGTATATAACATCATCAGTTCTCAATTTTGATTGCTTGTAAACTTTCAGGGTTCGCAAAAAGTAATGATTTTTTCTAAGCAGCGGAAGCTAATTGTTATGCTCATATTCATTTACTGGGTTAGTTTCACTGAGAACCAAGAGGGAGAAGTCAAAGAGGGCAGGAGCTAAAACCTGGGTGTTGAAGAGGAGAGCGAGGAGGAGTGACGGTGAAGTGAGGGGCATAGGGAGTGGGAGAAGAGACGGGGACGAGAAGAAGCCATGAGGCGAAAATAGAGGTGAAGATAAGAGGGTGGCCTCTGAAGAAGAGCCATGGAAGAAGAGTGATGGAGACAGGAGGAGATAGTTTTCTTCTGCTTCAAACCATAAAGAAAAAAGTTCATGGGCCGGTTTTTCAGACCCACCCATATCCGGAACCGGCCTCGGCccaattatgtttttaatataacagtttttttttagtataaCAGTTTAACAATTTGTTAATCTAACTAAAAAGTGAAACAAactaaaagttataaaaaaccTTTTTTCGGGTAAAATGTGAAGATGAAAGTTATTTAGTATAATTTATCTTGCTAACAATTTATTCTCATGATTGTGAGTTGTGTATATTCAACTTAGTGCGTAATAATGGTTTTTTTCAAATGGAATTTGTATAAAATTGATATACTATTTGAAGAACACAGTGTGACAAGAGAAAGTGTATTCAAACACAACAATGGTCAATGGAAAAAAGATCATAAAATCTAACACAATACGATATATAAAGTTCAGATAAAAAATGAGTATGAGATCAGAAGTATGTAGTATATATCTCTAAAGGTTTATATGTCAAAATTTCATCAGTTCCTAAGATCCATCAGAAAGGAAGTAAAACAGAGACAAAGGAGTCTCTGAAGCTCATCTAAACCTACGTTTAGTCTCTCCATAAGCAACAACCCCAAGCACCGTTATACTATACCCACCAATTCCCATCACCGTGACCGGGTTTCTGAAAAGCAAGATCGAGATCACAACCGCAACCGCTCCTTTGGCGTTTCCAAGAACCTGAAAAACATTGAACATTAGCACCTACTAGTTTTGTAAATTggtgaaatgtttttttcattttgttacCTGGAGGGTAAGTGCGCTGGTGTGCTTGGTGACAAGAAAGTTCAACAAGTTGGCTGAATAAGCCATTATAGAGTTAACCAAGAGAAGTACCCACATGTACTTATGTTGTCTTGCGAGTGATAGTGTCACACTCATCACATCTGGTTCCATTACTATTGTGACGGGTAGAAGCGCAATGACGGCTATAGGGGACATGTACAACATCAAATTCATCGAGTTCAACTTTTCTCTGCAAGGGAACTTAAGTGATCTTAAAACTCATTAATATACAGAGTCCTGTTTCATTAAGTAATGATCTTATTTACGGAATTACCCTTCGGAAGAAAGTAGGATGCCTTGAAGAACTGATTTAAAAGCTCTTGCAGCAGTAGCACTGATGCACATAATGAATCCAAACCAGTGAAAACCTGGCTCACCCTGTAGCACAAAATCAACAAGAAACAACATGACAATAACGAATATTCGACGACGACAAATACTTTGCAGGAAAACAGACAAATCACAGCACAATGTTGATTGTAAGAAAATGGCAATAGTTATAAGAAGAAAGTCTGAAGCTTTAGATAACACAGAGCTCGAATAATAAGCCAAGTAAAAAGGATGAAGCTTTAGATAAATAACACAGCCACAAGCTAAATGTATACTAAACGTAATCACATTCATGTAAAAGATCATGAAACAAAGCAAATCTTGTTGTGTATTAGACACAGTCACACAGACGTGGAACACAAGCAACCATCTTTAATGTATTAACCTAAACATTAGACATGTAAACCTACAGAGACAGAACACATATCTTTTGATTCAGATGAAATGTGTTGTCTCTGTATATTAACACAACACAGGGCTAAACGTAATCACAATCATGAAACAGAGCAAATCTTGTTGTGTAAATGTATGAGACACAAACGTGGAACACAAGCAATCATCTTTAATGTAATTTAACCTAAACAACGGATCAAACATCTAAATCTACAGAAACAGAACACATTTCTCCTGAATCTGTAAAACATCACGAATCAACAGACAGGACAGAGAAAACGTTTACCCCACTAGCGATCACGACACCGGTAACAACAGGGACGAGAGCACCATAAGTAATCCAAGCCTCTCTCTTAAACGTCATGAGATACGCAAACAGCGCTGTGAAAAACGGCGTCGTAGCCCCCACGGCTTGATTAAACGAAACAGGAAGATAACGAAGGGAGACGTTTCCTCCAACAACGGAGGCGCAGAAGACGACGCTGAGAGTCGCGACTTTCATGAACTGGGAGCGAGATTTGAGGTGCTGGAGAGGGACGAGCTTGAGGAAGACGATGGAGAGGTAGCTGAGGATGGCGCAGGCGGACATGTGGCACATCGTGAGGAAGATGGGGAATTTGAATCCGTAGTTTGAGAGGAGGAACTTGTTGAGGAGAAGGACGCCGATGTTGGAGGTGTACCAGAGGATGATTAGGGATAATATGAAGAGGGTTTGTTTCTTCggggaagatgatgaagaagacgacgatGAGGACATTTCTGGTTTTTGATCTGGgttcttcttgttgttgttcatCTTCTTCGTTGATGAGATGAAATCGAAATGTGGTTGGAGTTTTTGATAGGAGACGAGATAAATTAGCTCCTTGCCTCGTGCATGGGGATGAGAGAAAGTATTGAATTGTTGTGTTAGTAAACGTAATTAATGCaacattattaaatttataagacaaTTGATCATCTTAAAAgcaatttagattttttttttgtcaaattggTATTCATGGCAGTTTGTTTTCCTCGGATTAGGTAAGAAATTTGGATAATTGGTCCACGATCtagatttattatttgttaagaCATGTGTTTTGTTTTCAGTTGAATGCAAATCTTCTGTTTTTGTATGTTAAATGAACTCTTACGTGTTATATACTACTCCCGAATATATATGACTTGGCTAATAAGATCGTTTCAGTTCCAAAGAGAGAGTCCCTTGAAGCTTCCGAACATCGTGGCTTGATTCCAGGCAGCGGAACGGGACAATAGCGGCTTCATCGACGACGACAAAGAGCTTCAGGGGGAATGCTGGTGTATTGGGTTGAGTCGAGctatatatttaactttttgcgGTTTTACGCCTACATGAGAATTACGGTTAGTCGATCGAGGTCTTAACCAATGACTTTTTGTTGTTGCTTCGCTTTTTCTCTGAGCTATCCCATGGCCGGTCAGCCATCCACCTTTCCAACCAGCTCCAACCCTAAGCCGGGCTGTTAGGATCCATGAACAGCGTGTTTTCAGGTTTCAGGTTGCTCTTCAAGTCTTGCTGCAAGTATAAGCCAAGATCCACTCATACGAAGTGACTGAGTTACAAAAAACGCTGGGCAGGATAATGAAACTTGGAAGTGGTAAATGACAACTGCATCTGAGAGTACACAAAAGTGACACTTTTAATGCCTCTAATCTCTTTAGCATGATTCTGAAGAAGTTACTTATGGCCAGCCTGATTCTCTTCTTACATCATGATTCTCCTGGAACAGATTTGTGACTGTACACGAATGAGAATCTAGATAAATTTAAGGTCATTTGCAGCTAACTTATTCCCTTAACTAATTCATTGATTAAGGGAATTATTAGTTGATGAAAATCGCAAGGTCTCTGTTTTTGGGTCTTAAGGGTGTtggtttttgaatatatgttgtTAAGTGTGATGTATTGGATTCTACATCTTTCATTAACACATCTTATATATTCCATGGAAAAACAAAGAGTAATAGAAAAAGATGTTTTCATaccaaattataaattttagacACAAATTAAAGTTTCATTACTATCGATAGGAATAATGTTTGTTCAAACCTTCTATACTTTCTTGATTTGGCACATCAAACTcctatatttcttttttatttacttcCTACTCACAGAAAATTTCCAAGGAATTTCGTTCTTTTTTAAACAGGAggtattaacaatttttaagcTCATTACATTCCCCATCAAAAATTACCTTGGAATTGAGAAAAGTCTGGAGGTAGTTTCTGTTTCAAGCTATTTTTAATGTTAGACCAAAAGAGTATAATGCACTATTCATGTGCAATTTTCTTAGTTGATTTTGTGTGGATGGAATGGTTTATACAACTCAAATGTGTAAATACTTACACTACATATTTACTTAGTGTactaagaattttttatttcaaatatccTTTTGAAACAAagcttaatgattttttttataatttcaaacatTGCCCAAAGAAAATAGCTTGAGTTAATGTTTTGCAAGTTGGTAACTAAACAACTATGTTCCACAGAGGCATGAAAatcaaataatagtaatactaaattatatagttatatattgtaagatttatgtttaattaattaattaattatttgctTGGCAAATATCTAGAGTCTAGTCATGTAAGTAGctttttgtgatttgttttatgTTTAGTCGATTAACAACCTGTGACAATAGCAACGAACTTCTTTAGGATGGAGCACTCGGTTGTGACTTCTTATTGGTACTTGAGTGACATATTTTTGACTCGTAAGTATCGATGATTAGAGTACCTCTGtctccaataaaaataaatttaagttaatctgaaaaaacaaattttgatatatattagtGTTACTATGTTTTTTTGCAGGACCCATGACATTAGTGTTAGTTGTCGTAAGTGCTTCCACGGTCATTTAGCATCTTTTTTTTCCGGGGTGACTGTTGCCATAATCAAAGATGCTTATAAAGATTATCTATGGTTGTCCATGTTCAGAGGCATGTCTCCACGTCATATCTAGTTTCTTTGCGATGTCACATCtatatctttttcttctcttttaatCAGATTCTAGAATGTTAGACTTTAAACCCTATAATGTTACATGTAAACATGAAATGTAATGACTTATAATAGAAATTggtatataaaaaatgttttgattcCTCAAAGCTTTCAAAAGCGAATtcgatatatataaaaaaagaatgtaTTGATCACTCAAAGCTTTCAAAGGGAAAGTATAATATCAATCACCTTCTGCTTGTCTCCAAAAGGACAtgtatacaaattttttttatttctctggcatttttttcttgtatagtttgtatattgaataattataaaacaaataaactgAAACTTACTTtatgaaaacacacaaaattaaaaatataacactGAAATCTTTGAATTCACACATATTGCCAAAACTCCGgcatcataaaaaaattattgaatacAAAATCAACTTTTAAGTCATTGTGAATGTTGCaacgaagaaaaacaaaagaaaataacatataaagttaCTCCTCTTGTTCTTTTTCATCCTCTTTGGGTCGAGTGGATATAAAATCAAGTTTCGTCCTATGCTTCTTCCATTTCCTCACAGCCAGATGATGTGGGAGAATAGATACAAACGAGCTGAGAGATGCACTCTTGAGCCTTGGGTTTTCAGTGTGTCAAGTGGTTTTGGATCAGCTTGTTTCAAAGTTTGAAAAAATCGGAGGATGGAATAGGGCTATTGAGTATGACAATTTCATCGAGTATATACGTTCGTTTTAAGCCCATATTACTTTTATCTTGTCCTCTGTAGAAAGGTAAAATAGCCATACTGATTCTGGTTTTTTTGTTGTCTAATTGATGCAAGTGTTATTTGACTGTAAAGGTATAATACTATTCTCGTTGCTTGAATCACATTCTTAGACAATGTGCAGAATAGggtgtgtttgtgttttgatGAAATATAAAATGCAGGGGTTGACTGAGAAGTTTAAGGAAAAAGGATACGGCGTTATCACTTATCAGGCTCAGCTACTTTCAACTACGAGGCCTGCATGCTCAAGTCTTGTGGATTCGCATTGTTTTAAATGTACTAaacacaaattttattaaatccaatgaaataaaattttgttttggttttgtcaaAAGGCCCATAAAACGAGTTTAACGGTCCAATTGTCCCATAGAATTTGATTTCGTTCCATTATCGAGGCCCAATATGTCTTAGATTGATAATTATAatcaaacaaattattattgttgataaaaaataatttattattaatatcttaaGAAAGTTTACATTAACCACCGCTAATATAtttgggcaattgtcaataatagcaccttttgaagtttatgtcacaaaaatagcagtagaaggagaaagtcacaaaaatgacattcattaaagggtaaaatatccctaatacccttggtttaaaattaaataaacaaacaaaaataaataaaaataaataaaataaaaataaaaaaataaaataaaaaaaataaaaaaaaaataattttttttatagtttcagattacatgttttcagattcgaaattttataaatttttttataaatttttttttttaaatttttttttcaaattttctttttataattaaaaatactttttgaaactgtttttaaaatttttattttttattttagtatttatttttataaaattttaaaccctaattccaaaacccaccccttaactctaaaccctaaggtttggattaattaacccaaggggtataagtgtatatttacctctttaatgaaacctatttttgtgactttgagctttgagtgctactttgggaacaaaaacttggtttagtgctattctagtctttttctcaaTATATTATCTGGTATTAAAAACTCGCAGCACAAAAGCCCATCCAtgtatgttaataaaatcaaaagcaggaacattacatttttgaaaacaatttttaGTGACGTTTAAATTGAAACTAATCCCTCTAATTTCTACAAATGATAGGTGAACCCCATAGAAaacatttaatacatatatatgtctCTTTCTGAAGATCcaacaaatatatatacttttcgCTTGTATCTGGTAGGAAAATCGTGATGATAAGTTACTTATgatgtttttttctcaaaaatagaCATAATTAACTAACAAATCTGATTTAGTTCAAATTGTCTTTTTTATAAGTCTTAacttccatttaaaaaaaagttttcatttatgtgtgttttgagGTTTTTTTACATCATGTTTGGAGTTATTAGAACTACTTACAAGTATTTTATCTTGAATTGAATTTagcataaagaaaaacaaattctgTAATCTGAgccaatttaatttaaaataaaaaataaaaaagtgctTTACCATCTTCGAGGCCGTTGAAACAATAGGGAATGGACGGTCAGGATTAGTTCATAAGCTTTTTGAATTCAAAACACAGTAGTTAACGTTACAATTTTGCTAGATTCCTAAATATCCGATTCAACCCCAAAGAAACACACAAGCAAGCAGAAGACGACGACGATTTCGTTTGATCTCGCATCTCACTTCCCTTCAATTTTCTTTTCTAGGGTTTGAATCAAACACAATCTCCGATTCTAATGGCAAGCGCGATAACCACTGGGTTGCACGAGTTTCATTTGGCGTCAAGAAGAGCCGAAGAAGCAGGTTCGTAAACAAAAATATCGGagaaaagtttctattttttttattcgatTGTGATTTGATTTGCTTTCTTTGCAGCGTCGAGGCGGTTTCAAGCGGTGCAATGGCTTCAATCGATAGTGGGTAAACTCGGTATCTCGGATCAGCCGTCGGAGAAAGAGTTTGTTTCTTGCTTGAGAAACGGTTTGATTCTTTGCAATGCTATCAACAAGATTCACCCAGGAGCCGTCTCCAAGGTtataaaataatcttttttttttgtatttcgaGTTTAGACTTCAatcacattttttaattttgtttaaaacgTAAAGGTTGTGGAGAGCTACTCGCATCTGCAGTCGTTTAACAGAGAGTACCAGCTTCCTCAAGCTTATCAGTATTTTGAGAACGTTAGGAACTTTCTTGTGGCGTTGGAGCAGTTGAGGCTTCCTGGATTCGAAGCTTCTGATCTCGAAAAGGTAAACACTTTGGGACTTGGAGAATCTTTTTCTTATGTTTGGTGGTTTAACATGAGGTGTGGATGACACAGGATAATCTTGAGGCTGGATCAGTGAGCAAAGTTGTGGACTGTATCTTGGGACTCAAGGGGTATCATGAGTGCAAGATGACTAGCAGTGGTTACAAGCACGTCAAAACGCCGACGTTTCAGCTCTCTGCAACTAAGGTTCTTCCGGTTAGTGCTTCCAAAGCGTCTAGGCAGTTGGAGAGAAACGATTGTGCAGATGGTGAATCTGATCAACTCAAAGGTATGATCCTTCGTTTCTCTCTTATGTATAGTCACGTGTAGAGACTGTAACATGTTCCTTTTCGGCCACATCATTGATAGAAAACTATTTACACTCTACTTGATTTATCTTGAATGTATAATTTTGATGTTTACAGTGATAGCCAAGTTGGTGGCAGATCACATTTTTAACTCCAAGGAAAATATTGATGAGAATCTTATCTCACTTGAGAATGGCAGCGAGGTAAGTTGAAATATTCTGCCTCACGTACTATGCATTTGTTCAACTCTTAATACTGTTAACACTCAGACTAACTTGGTTCAATTCTTTGAATTGCAGAACTCTACAGTAAATTTCCAGAAAATCATCTCAAGATTCCCAGAGGTGAGTGTTCATGTTGAAGTCTTGATAACTTGTTGGATACTATAAATGAATCTACCTGTATTCAATATCTCAGTGGCCATTTGTTGCCTTCTTCAGTTAAATAAGACTTGTTACTTGAAGCTTTTTGCGTTGAATATTAGTCTGACAAGTGATATGTCCACCTGCTTTGATAGATTAGTCTGACACTGTTGAAATATGTGCCCAATGTTATGAACAGCTTCAATCAATCTTCAAGAATTTCCTTAAGAAGGCACCCCGAAACATCAGACGTAAGACCTATGCCTCTGGAGGAGTTACCTGTCAATGAAGATGACAAGGTATGTttctttattcttttctctTTATACCAGTAACACGAACAAGAATAAATATAGTATCTGTTTCACCGTCATCTCCATGTTTTTCCATCCAAGTTTTGATTAATGCTATGTATGATGTTTCACAAGTTATAGCCTTCGTTAACTGAAATTCTTGCTCTTTGATTTAAGTTACACTAAAAATTGCTGGATATGTTTTTCTCAGTGCCGCACAAGTCTGCTACACAAGACAGCGTTACAACATATAAGCGTTTACTGACTAAAACACAAGAAAAGCTTGCAGGTACAAGTAAAATTTAGCGAAGTAGCAACAATTTGTCGCTTGCGATTTTGAATACAGCTAATTCTTTTTTCCTCCAACAACCTTATCAAGACTCTCAACTAATTCACCTATCTGTAGGTTCTGCAAGATGAATTTTAATTCAGGCATGCTCTCTTGTATCTTTATAGGTTCTCAAGACTTTGTTCATCATACAAACGAAGCAGGATTTTAAGGAATTTCAGGccatcatcagcaaagagatcTGATGGAACTAGGTTTTAGTTTGTTTTCTGAATAAACTGTCTGTacttgttttttcatttttctggtTTAAATCCAACATTCTGGGATATGTTTTCTTATGCACAGGGATCAGATGCA comes from the Brassica napus cultivar Da-Ae chromosome A5 unlocalized genomic scaffold, Da-Ae chrA05_Random_10, whole genome shotgun sequence genome and includes:
- the LOC106374963 gene encoding UDP-URONIC ACID TRANSPORTER 1-like, which gives rise to MNNNKKNPDQKPEMSSSSSSSSSSPKKQTLFILSLIILWYTSNIGVLLLNKFLLSNYGFKFPIFLTMCHMSACAILSYLSIVFLKLVPLQHLKSRSQFMKVATLSVVFCASVVGGNVSLRYLPVSFNQAVGATTPFFTALFAYLMTFKREAWITYGALVPVVTGVVIASGGEPGFHWFGFIMCISATAARAFKSVLQGILLSSEGEKLNSMNLMLYMSPIAVIALLPVTIVMEPDVMSVTLSLARQHKYMWVLLLVNSIMAYSANLLNFLVTKHTSALTLQVLGNAKGAVAVVISILLFRNPVTVMGIGGYSITVLGVVAYGETKRRFR